A single genomic interval of bacterium harbors:
- a CDS encoding biotin--[acetyl-CoA-carboxylase] ligase yields MNITRIHFESTDSTNAEAKRRIREGLKPDAADVHRAGCVEGTVITADHQTSGRGRFDRQWEDMAGQSVLASYILYPRRAPEEWGGLPLLAGLAVQRALSPLLPGGVQLKWPNDVLVDGKKICGILVESGMLGNQPWAVAGIGINVLQREFPGSYRYPPTSLLLERGQLTETGEVLQAVSMELGALYDRWQNEGSSFVIEEWKTHAQHMLPADIVLHQDGADRDVRAIGLAPSGALIVLNEKGEHEEVYAGDVSLHTGKETEE; encoded by the coding sequence ATGAATATTACCCGCATCCATTTCGAGAGCACGGATTCAACCAACGCTGAAGCAAAGCGGCGCATCCGCGAAGGCCTGAAGCCTGACGCTGCCGACGTGCACCGTGCAGGCTGTGTGGAAGGAACCGTGATCACCGCTGATCATCAGACGTCCGGCAGGGGACGATTTGACAGGCAATGGGAAGACATGGCGGGACAAAGCGTCCTTGCCAGTTATATCCTCTATCCCCGGCGTGCGCCTGAGGAATGGGGCGGACTCCCGCTGCTCGCCGGACTCGCTGTTCAGAGAGCGCTGTCGCCGCTCCTCCCGGGGGGCGTCCAGCTGAAATGGCCGAATGATGTACTCGTGGATGGAAAAAAAATCTGTGGGATTCTTGTCGAGTCAGGCATGCTCGGCAATCAGCCATGGGCCGTCGCAGGTATCGGTATCAATGTCCTGCAGCGCGAATTTCCTGGCTCATACCGGTACCCTCCGACGTCATTGCTACTCGAACGCGGACAGCTGACGGAAACCGGCGAAGTACTGCAGGCAGTTTCCATGGAACTCGGCGCACTGTATGATCGCTGGCAGAACGAAGGGTCGTCCTTCGTCATCGAGGAATGGAAAACGCATGCGCAGCATATGCTGCCAGCTGATATCGTGCTTCATCAGGATGGTGCGGACAGGGATGTCCGTGCAATCGGTCTCGCTCCGTCAGGGGCGCTCATCGTATTGAACGAGAAGGGGGAGCATGAGGAAGTCTATGCGGGTGATGTCAGTCTGCACACAGGCAAGGAAACGGAGGAATAA
- a CDS encoding Ppx/GppA family phosphatase, which yields MRIATIDIGTNTILLLVADIGTDGSLTPILDEQVVARVGKGVDKSGAIAWDAFTRSEKYLASFVERAKEHGAELIRATGTSALRDAHNGDDYLDYMHEKLGLEIEILSGEDEALWTYGGAISGFPDRSGSFAVLDIGGGSTELTVGEGFHILDRKSVDIGCVRLTEKYLHHTPPTDEEIAAMTARIDEAIESYPSFSAGETHFVGVAGTVTTLAGVELGLKEYDGAAISGFRLTRAMIQQRFDEFRKLTRDELQHAMHIDPGRADIILVGIGILKRLTEKRDLDGITVSERGLRYGIAMREWERGFENSSHS from the coding sequence ATGCGTATCGCCACGATTGACATCGGAACGAACACCATCCTTCTCCTGGTCGCCGACATCGGCACCGACGGCAGTCTGACGCCCATCCTCGACGAGCAGGTGGTCGCGCGTGTGGGCAAAGGCGTCGATAAAAGCGGTGCCATCGCATGGGATGCGTTTACACGCAGCGAGAAGTACCTGGCCTCGTTCGTGGAGCGCGCGAAGGAGCATGGTGCGGAGCTGATACGTGCGACGGGGACGAGTGCACTGCGGGACGCCCATAACGGCGATGACTACCTCGATTACATGCATGAGAAACTCGGACTTGAGATTGAGATACTCAGCGGCGAGGATGAGGCGCTGTGGACGTACGGCGGCGCCATCTCCGGTTTCCCCGATCGCAGCGGCAGCTTTGCCGTGCTCGACATCGGCGGCGGCAGCACCGAGCTGACCGTTGGCGAGGGGTTCCATATCCTGGACAGAAAGAGTGTGGATATCGGCTGTGTGCGTCTCACCGAGAAATATCTGCATCACACGCCTCCGACGGACGAAGAGATTGCGGCGATGACAGCGCGCATCGACGAAGCGATAGAAAGCTATCCGAGCTTTTCCGCCGGGGAGACGCATTTCGTCGGCGTCGCAGGAACGGTAACCACGCTTGCCGGAGTGGAACTGGGGTTGAAGGAGTATGACGGTGCCGCGATTTCCGGCTTCCGCCTCACGCGTGCAATGATTCAGCAGCGCTTCGATGAATTCCGCAAACTGACGCGCGACGAACTGCAGCATGCCATGCATATCGATCCGGGCCGTGCCGATATCATTCTCGTCGGCATCGGCATTCTCAAACGGCTTACCGAAAAACGCGACCTCGACGGTATCACGGTATCAGAACGTGGGCTGCGTTATGGCATCGCGATGCGGGAATGGGAACGCGGTTTCGAAAATTCCAGCCATTCCTGA
- a CDS encoding cysteine desulfurase → MKRIYLDNAATTGLLPEVVDAMLPWLREQHGNPSSTHADGRTARVAVEKAREHVARMIGADPREIVFTAGGTESDNSALHMVMEQQDTLNGCHIISSPAEHHAVHMPLDLLAKQGVVIDQLGVDGGAVPRVDMLDASVKPSTILCTLMHVNNETGGILPLAEVGRRLHEHDVLFHSDTVQSAGKLDIAIHEAEVDFASMSAHKIHGPKGTGALYVRSGLDAPAFMVGGGQERGRRGGTENVAGIVGFGEAARLALLHREERLERWKEFHALLRGRLLEQWPDLIVNASSEYDMLPNILSVSFPSSSYEVDGAALLMNCDLAGVSVSGGSACTAGSIEASHVMRAVGHDEATGAATLRMSFGATTTREEVEEGCSRILGVLEGMLKS, encoded by the coding sequence ATGAAGCGGATTTATCTCGACAATGCTGCAACCACCGGACTCCTCCCGGAAGTCGTTGACGCCATGCTTCCATGGCTGCGTGAACAGCACGGCAATCCCTCCAGCACGCATGCTGATGGACGCACGGCGCGGGTCGCTGTCGAAAAGGCGCGCGAACATGTTGCGCGCATGATCGGGGCGGATCCCCGTGAAATCGTTTTCACCGCGGGCGGAACCGAAAGCGACAACAGTGCGCTGCATATGGTCATGGAGCAGCAGGACACACTCAACGGCTGCCATATCATCTCTTCTCCCGCCGAACATCATGCAGTTCACATGCCACTCGATCTGCTTGCAAAGCAGGGCGTAGTGATCGATCAGCTGGGCGTGGACGGCGGGGCAGTGCCGCGTGTCGACATGCTCGATGCGTCTGTCAAACCGTCAACGATTCTTTGCACACTGATGCATGTCAATAATGAGACAGGCGGTATCCTGCCCCTGGCTGAGGTAGGACGCAGGTTGCATGAGCATGATGTGCTGTTTCATTCTGACACCGTGCAGAGCGCAGGCAAGCTGGATATCGCCATCCATGAGGCCGAAGTGGATTTTGCGTCCATGTCCGCACATAAGATTCACGGTCCGAAAGGCACCGGCGCCCTTTATGTGCGCAGCGGATTGGATGCCCCGGCCTTCATGGTGGGTGGGGGACAGGAACGCGGTCGGCGGGGAGGAACCGAGAACGTGGCAGGCATCGTGGGCTTCGGAGAGGCGGCACGGCTTGCTCTCCTGCACAGGGAAGAGCGATTGGAACGCTGGAAGGAATTTCATGCGCTGCTGCGTGGCCGCCTGCTCGAACAGTGGCCCGATCTCATCGTCAACGCATCCTCGGAGTACGACATGCTGCCGAATATTCTGAGCGTGTCTTTCCCGTCTTCATCATACGAAGTGGACGGTGCGGCACTGCTCATGAACTGTGATCTGGCAGGAGTTTCGGTGAGCGGAGGATCCGCCTGTACGGCAGGGAGCATCGAGGCATCGCATGTCATGCGAGCGGTGGGACACGATGAAGCAACCGGGGCTGCCACGCTGCGCATGTCATTCGGCGCCACGACGACAAGGGAAGAGGTGGAGGAAGGCTGCAGCCGCATCCTCGGCGTGCTCGAGGGAATGCTGAAATCCTGA
- a CDS encoding T9SS type A sorting domain-containing protein translates to MQRFLVMLLFVIAALPVANAQYMHSDEGIAVPLPEERYVLTQNELQASMSLSKAHNAFQQFVYKNTSWNFRYDALRNTPHRAWGSGIQIDGFRNINLLNAPQAGKAFIEAHAAMLNVRPSELRMLYSEIVSGKAYQKYVQVYNGIDVLHSYVDLRISPEGRVFMFGSDFNPSIDVDTNPTVSLAAAREFAKVGLPYSASNDNIEGGTLYVLPVRYANYIKYRLVYNFQVQNGPEERWDMYVDAHDGSIAWRYDMITHLHGGEGPNASANVVNGRVLAKVYNLSYTEEAQTLPLANAYVWVAGTMYTTDDQGRFTADLGSNTTGQLIARLSGPHVLVHRDDTTRGGGAPANAYISETVAAGQNLDIVFDDENSIASERNTFYHMNLVRDWSRALDSSPNNSKLDDQIPGLVEIDNTCNAFFDGTGVNFFQSSLQCGNTGQIASVIHHEMGHGIHIWLTAKLTGRAPSNGALKEAIADMTSNFLADDPRIGVGFMKGGANGGIIRNSDNTLRYPDDVVNEIHDDGMILTGAVWDVREAIGLQRATRLYHDAMYGAPDANSLGVALADYFVEFLAADDDDGDLSNGTPNSEAIIEAFAAHGIPGSAITIVHAGMEDQHTTSGTYQITGVARVGSEINPDLMHIERVDIVYSTDNWQNNARFTCNYDPGSETFTGEFPAQKAGTIVRYYVEAFDNFGSSLHEPMKAPESSYLFLVGFERKYFNDAESADGWSVLSDATTGEWINADPVGTWNTQLGNEGDVPYVQPDEDHTPGAGMDKCWVTGNASKGSGLGTNDVDDGETYLTTRSYDVTNMVHPVLRYYRWYSNDAGATPGTDYWSVQISSDGGRNYEYLERTLESDASWKAKVFELEDMVDLTDKIVVKFTAADNEPGSLVEAAVDDFEILDINAALDVDDALAPVSLALGQNYPNPFNPTTSITYTLPTTGEMTLTVYNALGDVVRVLESGVQSAGTHTVAFDAGKLSSGLYMYELRSGGSRLTRKMMLLE, encoded by the coding sequence GCTCTGCGGAACACACCGCATCGCGCATGGGGTTCCGGCATTCAGATCGACGGCTTTCGCAATATCAACCTGCTGAACGCCCCGCAGGCGGGAAAAGCCTTCATCGAGGCGCACGCAGCCATGCTCAACGTGCGTCCCTCCGAGCTGCGCATGCTGTACAGCGAGATCGTGAGTGGAAAAGCCTATCAGAAATACGTTCAGGTATACAACGGTATCGACGTGCTTCATTCGTACGTCGACCTGCGTATCAGTCCAGAGGGTCGCGTGTTCATGTTCGGGTCTGATTTCAATCCCTCCATCGACGTCGACACCAATCCCACCGTCAGTCTGGCAGCTGCCCGCGAGTTTGCGAAAGTCGGACTCCCCTACAGCGCTTCCAACGACAACATCGAAGGCGGAACACTCTACGTCCTTCCCGTCCGTTACGCCAACTATATCAAGTATCGCCTGGTGTATAATTTCCAGGTGCAGAACGGTCCGGAAGAACGCTGGGACATGTACGTGGATGCACATGATGGCAGCATCGCGTGGCGCTACGACATGATCACGCATCTGCACGGCGGCGAAGGTCCCAATGCCAGCGCCAATGTGGTCAACGGACGCGTACTCGCGAAAGTCTACAACCTTTCCTACACCGAAGAAGCGCAGACCCTGCCGCTTGCCAACGCATACGTCTGGGTGGCCGGTACGATGTACACTACTGACGATCAGGGACGCTTTACGGCCGATCTCGGCAGCAATACGACGGGACAGCTGATTGCGCGTCTGAGTGGTCCCCACGTGCTCGTACACCGCGACGACACGACACGCGGCGGCGGAGCACCTGCAAATGCGTATATCAGTGAGACCGTGGCTGCGGGACAGAATCTCGATATCGTGTTCGACGATGAAAATTCCATCGCCTCCGAGCGTAACACGTTTTATCACATGAATCTGGTCCGCGACTGGTCCCGCGCCCTCGACAGCTCGCCCAACAACAGCAAGCTCGACGACCAGATTCCCGGACTTGTAGAAATCGACAATACCTGCAACGCGTTTTTTGACGGTACGGGTGTGAATTTCTTCCAGTCCAGTCTCCAGTGCGGCAACACCGGCCAGATCGCCTCTGTCATCCATCATGAGATGGGGCATGGCATTCACATCTGGCTGACGGCAAAGCTCACCGGCCGCGCTCCCTCGAACGGTGCGCTCAAGGAAGCCATCGCCGACATGACCTCGAATTTCCTGGCCGACGATCCGCGCATCGGCGTGGGCTTCATGAAGGGTGGCGCCAATGGCGGCATCATCCGCAACTCCGACAACACCCTGCGCTACCCCGACGACGTGGTCAACGAGATTCACGACGACGGTATGATTCTGACCGGCGCGGTATGGGATGTGCGTGAAGCCATCGGACTGCAGCGCGCCACGCGCCTGTATCACGACGCCATGTACGGTGCACCCGATGCAAATTCGCTGGGTGTGGCACTGGCGGATTATTTCGTGGAATTCCTCGCCGCGGATGATGATGACGGCGATCTCTCCAACGGCACGCCCAACAGTGAGGCCATCATCGAAGCTTTCGCGGCGCATGGCATCCCCGGATCAGCCATCACCATCGTGCACGCCGGCATGGAAGATCAGCATACCACGAGCGGCACGTATCAGATCACGGGTGTCGCGCGTGTGGGATCCGAGATCAATCCCGATCTCATGCATATCGAACGCGTCGACATTGTGTATTCGACCGACAACTGGCAGAACAACGCCCGTTTCACCTGCAACTACGATCCGGGCAGCGAAACCTTCACCGGTGAATTCCCGGCACAGAAAGCGGGAACGATTGTGCGCTATTACGTCGAAGCCTTTGACAACTTCGGCAGCAGCCTTCACGAGCCCATGAAAGCACCGGAATCGAGTTATCTCTTCCTTGTCGGTTTCGAGCGTAAATACTTCAATGACGCGGAAAGCGCGGATGGCTGGTCGGTGCTCTCCGACGCCACCACCGGTGAGTGGATCAACGCGGATCCGGTCGGAACGTGGAACACACAACTCGGCAACGAAGGCGATGTGCCTTACGTGCAGCCGGATGAGGACCACACTCCTGGCGCCGGCATGGATAAATGCTGGGTGACCGGCAATGCGTCAAAGGGTTCCGGACTCGGTACCAATGATGTTGACGACGGTGAAACCTACCTTACGACGCGCTCCTACGACGTCACCAACATGGTGCATCCCGTGCTGCGTTATTACCGCTGGTACTCGAACGACGCCGGTGCAACACCGGGAACGGATTACTGGTCGGTACAGATTTCGTCCGACGGCGGACGCAATTACGAGTATCTCGAGCGTACGCTTGAGTCGGATGCCTCCTGGAAGGCCAAGGTATTCGAACTCGAGGATATGGTGGACCTCACCGACAAGATCGTCGTGAAATTCACCGCGGCCGATAACGAGCCCGGATCGCTGGTCGAAGCTGCCGTTGATGATTTCGAAATTCTCGATATCAACGCGGCACTCGACGTCGACGACGCCCTTGCACCGGTTTCGCTCGCGCTCGGGCAGAACTATCCCAATCCCTTCAATCCCACGACCAGTATCACCTATACGCTTCCGACGACGGGAGAAATGACGCTCACCGTCTACAACGCGCTGGGCGACGTCGTACGCGTACTGGAAAGCGGCGTGCAGAGTGCCGGAACGCATACGGTTGCTTTCGACGCGGGCAAGCTGTCGTCGGGACTGTACATGTACGAACTGCGCAGCGGCGGAAGCCGTCTGACGCGCAAAATGATGCTGCTCGAATAA
- the prmA gene encoding 50S ribosomal protein L11 methyltransferase, with amino-acid sequence MTDIVFIRARFSRSTRDEELQAMLIAREPLGFLEDDDWWEVYFREEDWQEISEELLNSFNDEEKAIAPEISRMKQENWNKQWEESIRPISITDHIIITPSWHEVEAKADELVLVIDPKMSFGTGYHESTRLMLRLIERYLKENDNVLDVGTGTGVLAIAAIRLGAAKAVGVDIDEWSYDNAMENAERNDVQQHIRFHHGSLEEAEGRYDLILSNITRIDNMQLLPRYAEMLRGGGRLLLAGFYESDVADLRLAIEHVGLVVDEVLLEGEWASIAARREA; translated from the coding sequence ATGACAGACATCGTTTTCATACGCGCCCGCTTTTCCCGCAGTACACGTGACGAAGAGTTGCAGGCCATGCTTATCGCCCGCGAACCTCTCGGTTTTCTCGAAGACGATGACTGGTGGGAAGTGTATTTCCGGGAAGAAGACTGGCAGGAAATTTCTGAGGAACTGCTGAATTCGTTCAACGACGAGGAGAAAGCCATCGCGCCGGAAATCTCCCGCATGAAGCAGGAGAACTGGAACAAGCAGTGGGAAGAGAGTATTCGTCCCATCAGCATCACAGACCACATCATCATTACTCCCTCCTGGCATGAGGTGGAAGCGAAGGCGGACGAACTGGTTCTCGTCATCGATCCGAAAATGTCTTTCGGCACCGGATACCATGAGAGCACACGGCTGATGCTGCGACTCATCGAGCGCTATCTGAAAGAGAACGACAACGTGCTCGATGTCGGCACCGGCACGGGCGTGCTGGCCATCGCCGCCATCCGTCTCGGCGCCGCAAAGGCTGTCGGTGTAGACATCGATGAATGGTCTTACGACAACGCGATGGAGAACGCCGAGCGCAATGATGTGCAGCAGCACATCCGCTTCCATCACGGATCACTCGAAGAGGCGGAAGGCCGATATGACCTCATCCTCTCCAACATCACGCGCATCGACAACATGCAGCTGCTTCCGCGTTACGCGGAAATGCTGCGTGGCGGAGGAAGGCTGCTGCTCGCCGGTTTCTACGAATCGGACGTGGCCGATCTGCGCCTGGCGATTGAGCATGTGGGACTCGTGGTGGATGAAGTGCTGCTCGAAGGTGAATGGGCATCCATCGCCGCGCGGAGGGAGGCCTGA
- a CDS encoding M28 family peptidase, protein MKIRRISTVCLMALAFVFAVSCGDAPRTNNEGQQQLFSPPAAYPSFSGARAFELLERQVAFGPRVPGSDAHDACLAYFVSFFDSLGIPTQEQYFTLRGYDNEKLELTNVIASLQPENPSRVLLCAHWDSRPWADAENDPDRALKAVPGANDGASGVAVLLHLAEVLREHPAPVGVDIILFDGEDYGREGDESMFLIGSRYYAATYEGKARTLFGVLLDLVGDRDARFPQEEFSRQYAGDILKMVWDAAATLGLSRFTQEEHSPILDDHVPLNTVAGIKTVDIIDASLVGHDTSSPRRQYWHTTRDLPDQCAPQPLQDVGTLLLYILHGIQQAPNT, encoded by the coding sequence ATGAAAATCCGCAGGATATCCACGGTCTGTCTCATGGCACTGGCGTTCGTCTTCGCTGTCTCCTGCGGAGACGCCCCGCGAACAAATAATGAAGGACAACAGCAATTGTTCTCCCCTCCCGCAGCATACCCGTCGTTTTCAGGCGCGCGCGCATTCGAACTGCTCGAACGGCAGGTTGCGTTCGGTCCTCGTGTCCCTGGCAGTGACGCACACGATGCCTGTCTTGCATATTTCGTCTCCTTCTTCGATTCCCTCGGCATTCCCACACAGGAACAGTATTTCACGCTGCGCGGCTATGACAACGAGAAGCTGGAGCTGACCAATGTCATTGCCAGTCTTCAGCCTGAAAATCCCTCCCGCGTCCTTCTCTGTGCGCACTGGGATTCTCGTCCCTGGGCTGACGCCGAAAACGACCCTGACCGCGCACTGAAGGCCGTGCCGGGCGCCAACGACGGTGCAAGCGGTGTTGCCGTGCTGCTGCATCTCGCGGAGGTACTTCGCGAGCACCCGGCCCCTGTTGGAGTGGATATCATTCTCTTCGATGGAGAGGATTACGGACGCGAAGGCGACGAGAGCATGTTCCTGATCGGCTCCCGCTATTACGCAGCCACATACGAAGGAAAAGCGCGCACGCTCTTCGGCGTGCTTCTCGATCTCGTCGGCGACAGGGATGCACGTTTCCCGCAGGAGGAGTTTTCGAGGCAGTACGCAGGCGACATTCTGAAAATGGTCTGGGATGCTGCCGCGACGCTCGGACTCAGCCGCTTTACGCAGGAGGAGCATTCCCCTATTCTCGATGACCACGTACCGCTGAACACCGTTGCGGGAATCAAGACGGTAGACATCATCGACGCTTCTCTCGTGGGACACGATACATCCTCTCCCCGCCGGCAGTACTGGCACACGACGCGCGATCTTCCGGATCAATGCGCTCCGCAACCGCTGCAGGATGTCGGCACCCTGCTTCTTTACATACTCCATGGCATTCAACAGGCACCGAACACATGA